A single window of Pieris rapae chromosome 4, ilPieRapa1.1, whole genome shotgun sequence DNA harbors:
- the LOC111004120 gene encoding unconventional myosin IC isoform X1, which translates to MTKKVVPGVSQDNAVPVIVVNGDSDAPVIRQIKALQRPLSVAGVMEHALQHRERVGVQDFVLLEDFRSEAAFIDNLRKRFNENIIYTYIGNVLISVNPYKNLPIYTEEKTKLYYKKAFFEAPPHVFAIADNAYRSLVYEHREQCILISGESGSGKTEASKKVLEYIAARTNHLHNVETVKDKLLQSNPLLEAFGNAKTHRNDNSSRFGKYMDIQFNYEGAPEGGHILNYLLEKSRVVSQMSGERNFHIFYQLLAGADQALLQHLKLQGRPETYKYTSENTSASQKLNDAEQFRSVLEAMKVIEISEAEQKEIFEIVASVLHLGNVKFVQNEKGYAEILHNDNNSANVADLLKVNPQKLREALTSRTIDARGDVVNTPLDLEQAQYARDALAKAIYEKHFSWLVSRLNSSLAPRERDPRASVMGILDIYGFEIFPKNSFEQFCINFCNEKLQQLFIELTLKQEQEEYLREGIEWEPVEYFNNIVICDLIEARHRGIISILDDECLRPGDATDLSFLEKLTQKLDGHAHFKSHQKADARTQKLMGRDEFCLVHYAGEVTYNVNTFIEKNNDLLFRDMQNLMSASGNTTVGCCFKDLNLRSKKRPETAITQFKISLNELIKILSSKEPSYIRCIKPNDYKTPMQFDEKLVSHQVKYLGLMENLRVRRAGFAYRRTYEAFLERYKCLSEDTWPNYRGPAREGVQKLVLALQYEKEEYRMGNTKIFIRFPKTLFETEDAFQIKKNDIATIIQSRWKGYRQRKQYLKMRESAIIIQKWVRRFLAQKLRERRRKAADVIRAFIRGFITRNGPETVENRRFLAIAKVHWLKRLSTRLPTQVLDLSWPHCPATCQEASRELHRLHRAHLARKYRLALTPSEKKQFELKVLAEKMFKDKKNSYYSSIPERFVEDRLTEEHRILRNTFMASPSWPTGEQLIYSCEAVKYDRRGYKPRERALLASDKALYVLDAAGRKMYKLKHRLPLDKLRVIVTNETDSLVLIKIPQELKKDKGDLIISVSHVIEALTIVTDYTKKPEIIEIVDTRTIAHDLVNGKQGGTIEVTHGPQPAIQRAKSGNLLVVAATP; encoded by the exons GCTCCAACGGCCATTATCTGTGGCTGGCGTAATGGAGCACGCGCTACAGCATCGTGAGCGTGTCGGGGTGCAAGACTTCGTGCTGCTTGAGGACTTCCGCTCTGAAGCTGCATTCATAGACAATCTCCGGAAACGGTTCAACGAGAATATTATCTAT aCCTATATTGGGAATGTCCTTATATCTGTGAACCCGTACAAAAATCTCCCAATCTATACAGAGGAGAAAACGAAATTATACTACAAGAAGGCATTTTTCGAGGCGCCACCGCACGT ATTCGCCATAGCAGACAACGCCTACCGGTCCCTTGTCTATGAGCACAGAGAACAATGCATACTGATCTCAG GTGAATCTGGTTCAGGCAAAACAGAGGCTTCAAAGAAAGTTCTAGAGTACATAGCAGCACGGACCAACCACCTTCACAATGTGGAGACTGTCAAGGACAAGCTGCTTCAGAGTAATCCCCTACTCGAAGCCTTTGGTAATGCTAAAACGCACAGGAACGACAATTCCAGCAGATTTGGCAAATACATGGATATACAATTCAACTATGAAGGTGCTCCTGAAGGTGGACACATATTGAACTATCTCCTGGAGAAGTCCAGGGTAGTCAGTCAGATGTCTGGAGAGAGGAACTTCCACATTTTCTACCAACTATTGGCTGGTGCTGATCAAGCGCTGCTCCAGCATTTGAAGCTGCAAGGAAGGCCGGAAACGTACAAATATACTTCTGAAAAT acCTCAGCTAGTCAAAAGCTAAACGATGCTGAACAATTTCGTTCAGTATTAGAAGCCATGAAGGTGATAGAAATCTCAGAGGCTGAACAGAAAGAGATATTCGAGATCGTGGCGAGTGTACTCCATCTTGGTAATGTGAAGTTCGTACAGAATGAAAAAGGATATGCTGAGATTCTTCATAATGACAATAATAGTGCTAATGTTGCTGAT CTCCTCAAAGTGAATCCTCAAAAACTTCGCGAAGCCCTAACAAGTAGAACGATTGACGCAAGAGGTGATGTCGTCAACACTCCTTTGGATCTCGAACAAGCACAATATGCAAGGGACGCCTTAGCCAAAGCGATATATGAGAAGCACTTCAGTTGGCTGGTCTCCAGACTCAATTCATCACTCGCACCGAGGGAGAGGGATCCCAGGGCCTCCGTCATGGGAATATTAGATATCTACGGCTTTGAAATTTTCCCGAAAAATAG CTTCGAGCAGTTCTGCATTAACTTCTGCAACGAGAAGCTGCAGCAGCTGTTCATCGAGCTCACCCTCAAGCAAGAGCAAGAGGAGTACCTCCGTGAGGGTATCGAGTGGGAGCCAGTCGAGTACTTCAACAACATCGTCATTTGCGATCTTATTGAAGCACGCCATAGAG GTATTATATCAATACTGGACGACGAATGCCTGCGTCCGGGAGACGCGACAGATCTAAGTTTCTTAGAGAAGTTGACTCAGAAGTTGGACGGCCACGCCCACTTCAAGTCCCATCAGAAGGCCGACGCTAGGACACAGAAACTTATGGGACGTGAT GAGTTCTGCTTGGTCCACTACGCGGGTGAAGTGACGTACAACGTGAATACGTTTATTGAGAAAAACAACGATTTATTGTTCCGTGACATGCAGAATCTGATGTCCGCTTCCGGTAACACAACGGTTGGCTGCTGTTTTAAG GACCTCAACCTGCGAAGCAAGAAGAGGCCAGAAACCGCCATTACCCAGTTTAAGATTTCTCTCAACGAATTGATCAAAATCTTAAGCAGCAAAGAGCCTTCATACATCCGTTGTATAAAACCTAATGACTACAAAACGCCTA tgcAATTCGATGAAAAGCTGGTCTCTCACCAAGTGAAATACCTCGGTCTGATGGAGAATCTTCGAGTACGAAGAGCAGGCTTCGCGTATAGACGCACATACGAAGCCTTTCTAGAAAG GTACAAGTGCTTGAGTGAAGATACATGGCCCAACTATCGCGGACCAGCTCGTGAGGGAGTCCAGAAACTTGTTCTAGCCCTCCAATACGAGAAAGAAGAGTACAGAATGGGAaa TACGAAAATCTTCATCCGTTTCCCCAAAACGCTATTCGAGACGGAAGATGCTTTCCAAATTAAGAAGAACGACATAGCGACCATCATCCAAAGCCGATGGAAAGGTTATCGGCAGAGGAAGCAATACCTCAAGATGAGAGAATCTGCTATCATCATACAGAAGTGGGTGAGGCGGTTCCTGGCTCAGAAGCTGAGGGAGAGGAGACGAAAGGCTGCTGATGTTATAAGAGCGTTTATTAGag gttTCATAACGCGAAATGGACCTGAAACTGTTGAGAACCGCCGTTTCCTGGCCATCGCCAAAGTGCACTGGCTGAAGCGTCTCTCAACGAGACTGCCGACTCAGGTGCTAGATCTCTCCTGGCCTCATTGTCCTGCCACTTGCCAGGAAGCCTCCAGGGAATTGCACAGGCTGCACAGAGCCCATTTAGCCAGGAAATACCGTTTGGCGTTGACACCGTCTGAGAAGAAACAGTTCGAATTGAAGGTTTTGGCTGAAAAGATGTTCAAAG ATAAAAAGAACAGTTACTACAGCAGTATCCCCGAGCGGTTTGTTGAAGATCGTCTAACGGAGGAGCATCGGATCTTAAGAAATACATTCATGGCTTCACCCTCTTGGCCCACTGGGGAACAACTTATT tATTCTTGTGAAGCGGTGAAATATGATCGGCGTGGGTACAAACCCCGCGAGCGCGCATTACTTGCGTCGGACAAGGCGCTCTATGTTTTGGACGCGGCCGGTCGGAAGATGTACAAATTGAAACACAGATTACCTCTTGACAAGTTGAGAGTCATTGTGACCAACGAAACTGATAGCTTGGTGCTGATTAAGATACCGCAGGAGCTGAAGAAAGATAAG GGTGATCTAATAATATCAGTATCGCACGTGATAGAGGCGTTGACAATCGTTACTGATTATACCAAAAAACCGGAAATCATAGAAATTGTCGACACTAGGAC CATTGCCCATGACCTGGTGAATGGCAAACAAGGCGGAACTATTGAAGTGACCCACGGCCCACAACCCGCTATACAAAGGGCTAAAAGCGGAAATTTGTTGgtt gtGGCTGCAACTCCATAA
- the LOC111004120 gene encoding unconventional myosin IC isoform X2 encodes MEHALQHRERVGVQDFVLLEDFRSEAAFIDNLRKRFNENIIYTYIGNVLISVNPYKNLPIYTEEKTKLYYKKAFFEAPPHVFAIADNAYRSLVYEHREQCILISGESGSGKTEASKKVLEYIAARTNHLHNVETVKDKLLQSNPLLEAFGNAKTHRNDNSSRFGKYMDIQFNYEGAPEGGHILNYLLEKSRVVSQMSGERNFHIFYQLLAGADQALLQHLKLQGRPETYKYTSENTSASQKLNDAEQFRSVLEAMKVIEISEAEQKEIFEIVASVLHLGNVKFVQNEKGYAEILHNDNNSANVADLLKVNPQKLREALTSRTIDARGDVVNTPLDLEQAQYARDALAKAIYEKHFSWLVSRLNSSLAPRERDPRASVMGILDIYGFEIFPKNSFEQFCINFCNEKLQQLFIELTLKQEQEEYLREGIEWEPVEYFNNIVICDLIEARHRGIISILDDECLRPGDATDLSFLEKLTQKLDGHAHFKSHQKADARTQKLMGRDEFCLVHYAGEVTYNVNTFIEKNNDLLFRDMQNLMSASGNTTVGCCFKDLNLRSKKRPETAITQFKISLNELIKILSSKEPSYIRCIKPNDYKTPMQFDEKLVSHQVKYLGLMENLRVRRAGFAYRRTYEAFLERYKCLSEDTWPNYRGPAREGVQKLVLALQYEKEEYRMGNTKIFIRFPKTLFETEDAFQIKKNDIATIIQSRWKGYRQRKQYLKMRESAIIIQKWVRRFLAQKLRERRRKAADVIRAFIRGFITRNGPETVENRRFLAIAKVHWLKRLSTRLPTQVLDLSWPHCPATCQEASRELHRLHRAHLARKYRLALTPSEKKQFELKVLAEKMFKDKKNSYYSSIPERFVEDRLTEEHRILRNTFMASPSWPTGEQLIYSCEAVKYDRRGYKPRERALLASDKALYVLDAAGRKMYKLKHRLPLDKLRVIVTNETDSLVLIKIPQELKKDKGDLIISVSHVIEALTIVTDYTKKPEIIEIVDTRTIAHDLVNGKQGGTIEVTHGPQPAIQRAKSGNLLVVAATP; translated from the exons ATGGAGCACGCGCTACAGCATCGTGAGCGTGTCGGGGTGCAAGACTTCGTGCTGCTTGAGGACTTCCGCTCTGAAGCTGCATTCATAGACAATCTCCGGAAACGGTTCAACGAGAATATTATCTAT aCCTATATTGGGAATGTCCTTATATCTGTGAACCCGTACAAAAATCTCCCAATCTATACAGAGGAGAAAACGAAATTATACTACAAGAAGGCATTTTTCGAGGCGCCACCGCACGT ATTCGCCATAGCAGACAACGCCTACCGGTCCCTTGTCTATGAGCACAGAGAACAATGCATACTGATCTCAG GTGAATCTGGTTCAGGCAAAACAGAGGCTTCAAAGAAAGTTCTAGAGTACATAGCAGCACGGACCAACCACCTTCACAATGTGGAGACTGTCAAGGACAAGCTGCTTCAGAGTAATCCCCTACTCGAAGCCTTTGGTAATGCTAAAACGCACAGGAACGACAATTCCAGCAGATTTGGCAAATACATGGATATACAATTCAACTATGAAGGTGCTCCTGAAGGTGGACACATATTGAACTATCTCCTGGAGAAGTCCAGGGTAGTCAGTCAGATGTCTGGAGAGAGGAACTTCCACATTTTCTACCAACTATTGGCTGGTGCTGATCAAGCGCTGCTCCAGCATTTGAAGCTGCAAGGAAGGCCGGAAACGTACAAATATACTTCTGAAAAT acCTCAGCTAGTCAAAAGCTAAACGATGCTGAACAATTTCGTTCAGTATTAGAAGCCATGAAGGTGATAGAAATCTCAGAGGCTGAACAGAAAGAGATATTCGAGATCGTGGCGAGTGTACTCCATCTTGGTAATGTGAAGTTCGTACAGAATGAAAAAGGATATGCTGAGATTCTTCATAATGACAATAATAGTGCTAATGTTGCTGAT CTCCTCAAAGTGAATCCTCAAAAACTTCGCGAAGCCCTAACAAGTAGAACGATTGACGCAAGAGGTGATGTCGTCAACACTCCTTTGGATCTCGAACAAGCACAATATGCAAGGGACGCCTTAGCCAAAGCGATATATGAGAAGCACTTCAGTTGGCTGGTCTCCAGACTCAATTCATCACTCGCACCGAGGGAGAGGGATCCCAGGGCCTCCGTCATGGGAATATTAGATATCTACGGCTTTGAAATTTTCCCGAAAAATAG CTTCGAGCAGTTCTGCATTAACTTCTGCAACGAGAAGCTGCAGCAGCTGTTCATCGAGCTCACCCTCAAGCAAGAGCAAGAGGAGTACCTCCGTGAGGGTATCGAGTGGGAGCCAGTCGAGTACTTCAACAACATCGTCATTTGCGATCTTATTGAAGCACGCCATAGAG GTATTATATCAATACTGGACGACGAATGCCTGCGTCCGGGAGACGCGACAGATCTAAGTTTCTTAGAGAAGTTGACTCAGAAGTTGGACGGCCACGCCCACTTCAAGTCCCATCAGAAGGCCGACGCTAGGACACAGAAACTTATGGGACGTGAT GAGTTCTGCTTGGTCCACTACGCGGGTGAAGTGACGTACAACGTGAATACGTTTATTGAGAAAAACAACGATTTATTGTTCCGTGACATGCAGAATCTGATGTCCGCTTCCGGTAACACAACGGTTGGCTGCTGTTTTAAG GACCTCAACCTGCGAAGCAAGAAGAGGCCAGAAACCGCCATTACCCAGTTTAAGATTTCTCTCAACGAATTGATCAAAATCTTAAGCAGCAAAGAGCCTTCATACATCCGTTGTATAAAACCTAATGACTACAAAACGCCTA tgcAATTCGATGAAAAGCTGGTCTCTCACCAAGTGAAATACCTCGGTCTGATGGAGAATCTTCGAGTACGAAGAGCAGGCTTCGCGTATAGACGCACATACGAAGCCTTTCTAGAAAG GTACAAGTGCTTGAGTGAAGATACATGGCCCAACTATCGCGGACCAGCTCGTGAGGGAGTCCAGAAACTTGTTCTAGCCCTCCAATACGAGAAAGAAGAGTACAGAATGGGAaa TACGAAAATCTTCATCCGTTTCCCCAAAACGCTATTCGAGACGGAAGATGCTTTCCAAATTAAGAAGAACGACATAGCGACCATCATCCAAAGCCGATGGAAAGGTTATCGGCAGAGGAAGCAATACCTCAAGATGAGAGAATCTGCTATCATCATACAGAAGTGGGTGAGGCGGTTCCTGGCTCAGAAGCTGAGGGAGAGGAGACGAAAGGCTGCTGATGTTATAAGAGCGTTTATTAGag gttTCATAACGCGAAATGGACCTGAAACTGTTGAGAACCGCCGTTTCCTGGCCATCGCCAAAGTGCACTGGCTGAAGCGTCTCTCAACGAGACTGCCGACTCAGGTGCTAGATCTCTCCTGGCCTCATTGTCCTGCCACTTGCCAGGAAGCCTCCAGGGAATTGCACAGGCTGCACAGAGCCCATTTAGCCAGGAAATACCGTTTGGCGTTGACACCGTCTGAGAAGAAACAGTTCGAATTGAAGGTTTTGGCTGAAAAGATGTTCAAAG ATAAAAAGAACAGTTACTACAGCAGTATCCCCGAGCGGTTTGTTGAAGATCGTCTAACGGAGGAGCATCGGATCTTAAGAAATACATTCATGGCTTCACCCTCTTGGCCCACTGGGGAACAACTTATT tATTCTTGTGAAGCGGTGAAATATGATCGGCGTGGGTACAAACCCCGCGAGCGCGCATTACTTGCGTCGGACAAGGCGCTCTATGTTTTGGACGCGGCCGGTCGGAAGATGTACAAATTGAAACACAGATTACCTCTTGACAAGTTGAGAGTCATTGTGACCAACGAAACTGATAGCTTGGTGCTGATTAAGATACCGCAGGAGCTGAAGAAAGATAAG GGTGATCTAATAATATCAGTATCGCACGTGATAGAGGCGTTGACAATCGTTACTGATTATACCAAAAAACCGGAAATCATAGAAATTGTCGACACTAGGAC CATTGCCCATGACCTGGTGAATGGCAAACAAGGCGGAACTATTGAAGTGACCCACGGCCCACAACCCGCTATACAAAGGGCTAAAAGCGGAAATTTGTTGgtt gtGGCTGCAACTCCATAA